In a single window of the Arachis hypogaea cultivar Tifrunner chromosome 6, arahy.Tifrunner.gnm2.J5K5, whole genome shotgun sequence genome:
- the LOC112696904 gene encoding ferredoxin--NADP reductase, root isozyme, chloroplastic isoform X2 codes for MAHLIASQVAVAVPLGNDLSLKRTALKVSNLNFQDKSWALVLTFDLKASNSQLRSLRVTCMSVQQASVPKVTVSPLELEDANEPPLNIYKPKEPYTATIVSVERLVGPKAPGETCHIVIDHGGNVPYWEGQSYGVIPPGENPKKPGSPHNVRLYSIASTRYGDNFDGKTASLCVRRAVYYDSEIGKEDPSKQGVCSNFLCNSKPGDKIKITGPSGKIMLLPEDDPNATHIMIATGTGVAPFRGYLRRMFMELVPKFKFGGLAWLFLGVANTDSLLYDDEFTKYLKDYPDNFRYDKALSREQKNRSRGKMYVQDKIEEYSDEIFKLLDNGAHIYFCGLKGMMPGIQDTLKKVAEQRGENWEEKLSQLKKNKQWHVEVY; via the exons ATGGCTCATTTGATTGCGTCACAG GTAGCTGTGGCTGTTCCTCTTGGCAACGATTTGTCTCTCAAAAGAACTGCGCTTAAG GTATCTAACTTAAACTTCCAGGATAAATCATGGGCACTGGTCTTAACTTTCGACCTGAAAGCAAGCAACTCTCAACTAAGAAGTCTGCGTGTGACATGCATGTCGGTGCAACAAGCTAGTGTACCCAAAGTTACAGTCTCCCCTTTAGAATTGGAAGATGCTAACGAACCTCCATTGAATATATACAAGCCTAAAGAGCCATACACAGCAACTATTGTTTCTGTTGAGAGACTTGTTGGCCCAAAGGCTCCTGGTGAAACATGTCATATTGTGATTGATCATGGTGGCAATGTTCCCTACTGGGAAGGACAGAGTTATGGTGTCATTCCACCT GGAGAAAATCCGAAGAAACCTGGAAGTCCTCATAATGTTCGGCTATATTCCATTGCTTCGACGAGGTATGGAGACAATTTTGATGGTAAAACCGCCAGCTTGTGTGTGCGTCGTGCCGTTTATTATGATtctgagattggaaaggaagATCCTTCTAAGCAAGGCGTTTGCAGCAACTTTTTGTGCAACTCCAAGCCCGGAGACAAAATTAAGATCACAG GGCCCTCTGGGAAGATCATGCTTTTGCCTGAAGATGATCCAAATGCTACACACATAATGATTGCAACTGGTACTGGTGTTGCTCCATTTAGAGGCTATCTGCGCCGAATGTTTATGGAGTTAGTTCCTAAATTCAAGTTTGGTGGACTAGCCTGGCTCTTCCTTGGTGTTGCCAATACCGATAGTCTTTTATATGATGACGAATTCACTAAATACCTTAAGGACTATCCGGACAACTTCCGCTATGACAAAGCTCTCAGCAGAGAGCAGAAGAATAGGAGCCGAGGCAAGATGTATGTTCAGGATAAGATCGAGGAATATAGCGATGAGATCTTCAAACTTCTTGACAATGGAGCTCACATTTACTTCTGTGGTCTAAAGGGGATGATGCCTGGAATCCAAGATACACTGAAGAAGGTTGCAGAGCAAAGAGGAGAAAATTGGGAAGAAAAGCTTTCACAACTTAAGAAGAACAAACAATGGCATGTTGAAGTCTATTGA
- the LOC112696904 gene encoding ferredoxin--NADP reductase, root isozyme, chloroplastic isoform X3 — protein MSVQQASVPKVTVSPLELEDANEPPLNIYKPKEPYTATIVSVERLVGPKAPGETCHIVIDHGGNVPYWEGQSYGVIPPGENPKKPGSPHNVRLYSIASTRYGDNFDGKTASLCVRRAVYYDSEIGKEDPSKQGVCSNFLCNSKPGDKIKITGPSGKIMLLPEDDPNATHIMIATGTGVAPFRGYLRRMFMELVPKFKFGGLAWLFLGVANTDSLLYDDEFTKYLKDYPDNFRYDKALSREQKNRSRGKMYVQDKIEEYSDEIFKLLDNGAHIYFCGLKGMMPGIQDTLKKVAEQRGENWEEKLSQLKKNKQWHVEVY, from the exons ATGTCGGTGCAACAAGCTAGTGTACCCAAAGTTACAGTCTCCCCTTTAGAATTGGAAGATGCTAACGAACCTCCATTGAATATATACAAGCCTAAAGAGCCATACACAGCAACTATTGTTTCTGTTGAGAGACTTGTTGGCCCAAAGGCTCCTGGTGAAACATGTCATATTGTGATTGATCATGGTGGCAATGTTCCCTACTGGGAAGGACAGAGTTATGGTGTCATTCCACCT GGAGAAAATCCGAAGAAACCTGGAAGTCCTCATAATGTTCGGCTATATTCCATTGCTTCGACGAGGTATGGAGACAATTTTGATGGTAAAACCGCCAGCTTGTGTGTGCGTCGTGCCGTTTATTATGATtctgagattggaaaggaagATCCTTCTAAGCAAGGCGTTTGCAGCAACTTTTTGTGCAACTCCAAGCCCGGAGACAAAATTAAGATCACAG GGCCCTCTGGGAAGATCATGCTTTTGCCTGAAGATGATCCAAATGCTACACACATAATGATTGCAACTGGTACTGGTGTTGCTCCATTTAGAGGCTATCTGCGCCGAATGTTTATGGAGTTAGTTCCTAAATTCAAGTTTGGTGGACTAGCCTGGCTCTTCCTTGGTGTTGCCAATACCGATAGTCTTTTATATGATGACGAATTCACTAAATACCTTAAGGACTATCCGGACAACTTCCGCTATGACAAAGCTCTCAGCAGAGAGCAGAAGAATAGGAGCCGAGGCAAGATGTATGTTCAGGATAAGATCGAGGAATATAGCGATGAGATCTTCAAACTTCTTGACAATGGAGCTCACATTTACTTCTGTGGTCTAAAGGGGATGATGCCTGGAATCCAAGATACACTGAAGAAGGTTGCAGAGCAAAGAGGAGAAAATTGGGAAGAAAAGCTTTCACAACTTAAGAAGAACAAACAATGGCATGTTGAAGTCTATTGA
- the LOC112696904 gene encoding ferredoxin--NADP reductase, root isozyme, chloroplastic isoform X1, which produces MAHLIASQQVAVAVPLGNDLSLKRTALKVSNLNFQDKSWALVLTFDLKASNSQLRSLRVTCMSVQQASVPKVTVSPLELEDANEPPLNIYKPKEPYTATIVSVERLVGPKAPGETCHIVIDHGGNVPYWEGQSYGVIPPGENPKKPGSPHNVRLYSIASTRYGDNFDGKTASLCVRRAVYYDSEIGKEDPSKQGVCSNFLCNSKPGDKIKITGPSGKIMLLPEDDPNATHIMIATGTGVAPFRGYLRRMFMELVPKFKFGGLAWLFLGVANTDSLLYDDEFTKYLKDYPDNFRYDKALSREQKNRSRGKMYVQDKIEEYSDEIFKLLDNGAHIYFCGLKGMMPGIQDTLKKVAEQRGENWEEKLSQLKKNKQWHVEVY; this is translated from the exons ATGGCTCATTTGATTGCGTCACAG CAGGTAGCTGTGGCTGTTCCTCTTGGCAACGATTTGTCTCTCAAAAGAACTGCGCTTAAG GTATCTAACTTAAACTTCCAGGATAAATCATGGGCACTGGTCTTAACTTTCGACCTGAAAGCAAGCAACTCTCAACTAAGAAGTCTGCGTGTGACATGCATGTCGGTGCAACAAGCTAGTGTACCCAAAGTTACAGTCTCCCCTTTAGAATTGGAAGATGCTAACGAACCTCCATTGAATATATACAAGCCTAAAGAGCCATACACAGCAACTATTGTTTCTGTTGAGAGACTTGTTGGCCCAAAGGCTCCTGGTGAAACATGTCATATTGTGATTGATCATGGTGGCAATGTTCCCTACTGGGAAGGACAGAGTTATGGTGTCATTCCACCT GGAGAAAATCCGAAGAAACCTGGAAGTCCTCATAATGTTCGGCTATATTCCATTGCTTCGACGAGGTATGGAGACAATTTTGATGGTAAAACCGCCAGCTTGTGTGTGCGTCGTGCCGTTTATTATGATtctgagattggaaaggaagATCCTTCTAAGCAAGGCGTTTGCAGCAACTTTTTGTGCAACTCCAAGCCCGGAGACAAAATTAAGATCACAG GGCCCTCTGGGAAGATCATGCTTTTGCCTGAAGATGATCCAAATGCTACACACATAATGATTGCAACTGGTACTGGTGTTGCTCCATTTAGAGGCTATCTGCGCCGAATGTTTATGGAGTTAGTTCCTAAATTCAAGTTTGGTGGACTAGCCTGGCTCTTCCTTGGTGTTGCCAATACCGATAGTCTTTTATATGATGACGAATTCACTAAATACCTTAAGGACTATCCGGACAACTTCCGCTATGACAAAGCTCTCAGCAGAGAGCAGAAGAATAGGAGCCGAGGCAAGATGTATGTTCAGGATAAGATCGAGGAATATAGCGATGAGATCTTCAAACTTCTTGACAATGGAGCTCACATTTACTTCTGTGGTCTAAAGGGGATGATGCCTGGAATCCAAGATACACTGAAGAAGGTTGCAGAGCAAAGAGGAGAAAATTGGGAAGAAAAGCTTTCACAACTTAAGAAGAACAAACAATGGCATGTTGAAGTCTATTGA
- the LOC112696907 gene encoding DNA repair protein recA homolog 3, mitochondrial, whose amino-acid sequence MMEIYGPEASGKTTLALHVISEAQEQGGYCVFVDAEHALNKALAESIGVNTENLLLSQPDCGEQALSLVDTLIRSGSVDVIIVDSPKPRADSWAS is encoded by the exons ATGATGGAAATATATGGTCCAGAGGCTTCTGGGAAAACAACTCTTGCTTTACATGTGATTTCAGAGGCACAGGAGCAAGGAG GCTACTGTGTATTTGTTGATGCTGAGCATGCTCTCAATAAGGCACTTGCAGAATCCATTGGTGTGAATACTGAAAACTTGTTGCTTTCACAACCAGATTGTGGTGAACAAGCACTTAGTCTTGTGGATACCTTAATCCGTAGTGGTTCAGTTGACGTAATTATTGTTGACAGT CCTAAACCCCGTGCAGATTCCTGGGCAAGCTGA